The genomic interval ATATGTAATAGCTGATAACTGCAGGTCTGTATTGCCTAATGTCCTGTATTCCATGTTGCGTTAATTCAGATTTGTAAATACATGCTCGAGGTGTTCCCGGTACTGCCCCAGATCCCTTTTCACATCCGCATTCTTTTCAATATCATGGAAATGCATACCTGGTAAAGGTTGCAATCCGATGAATGCGTTCATGCGGTGAAAACCGAACAGGATCCCTTCATCCACACTTGTCTGCTTAAAGAATTCACCCGGCAGTGTAAATGCTTCCTTAGGAGCATTCCAGGAAGTGGTGACCATATATTTTTTCCCATGCAGCATACCACCGGTGCCATAGTTGATGGCAGGATTAGCAGCAGAACGTCCATCGCTGCGATAGATACCGGTACCATGCCCTTCTGTGAAAACTTTGTCTATATACTGCTTGAAACCGTGCGGCAGCTGAAACCACCAGATGGGCGTGTGATAGATCACAACATCGGCCCATGTATATTTTGCGACCTCTTCTTTCAGGTCGTAGTCATGATTGATGTTGGTGGTTTTAACTTCAAAACCAGGCCGGTTACGGAAAAATTCAGCGGTAGCTGCTGAGATGGTCTCGTTGAACCGGCCGCCGGAATGGCCGAACTGCTGACCTCCATTGATGATAAATACCTTTGTCATAGTGTGTTATTTTCTTTTTGACAAGACAAAAGTACCCCGGGCCCCGGTATTATTAAAACAAGTTAAATCATACCTTTGTATCAGAATTATAATAGTACTCATATGGTCAATCTTGAATGGTACAGAACATTTAAAGCGATATATAAAACAGGTACGCTGACCGGCGCGGCGGAAAGCCTGTTCATTTCACAACCTGGTGTCAGCCTGCATTTAAGTTCGCTGGAGAACTATGTGGGATATAAATTATTTGACAGAACAGGCAGGAAAATGGTGCCTACCGAAAAAGGAAAGGTCTTCTACAATTTCATTATTGAACCGCTCAATAAGCTGGAAGATGCAGAAAAGAACTTTCAGAAAAGCACAGAGAAGCATACGCCTACCATCAGCGTAGGAATGTGCTTTGAAACCTTCCAGATCACACTGGAACAGTATATCTCCACATTACCTTTCAATGTCATTATCCGTTTTGGGGACTATCCTGAGATGCTGGATAATCTTGACAAGGGCATACTCGATCTCATCATCACTCCGCAAAAAGGCACTTCCGGCAATATTGATCATGAAGCCTTTTCTTCTGAAACGATCGTATTGGTTGCCGGCAACGATGTAGATGCAAAATCATTCAACAAAGTAGCCAAAGGAAAAGATCCGGCAGCCATCGAGGAGTGGCTCAAAACCCAGAAGTGGTACGGTACTACCGGCGATATGGAACACCTGTTCAGGTTCTGGAAGCTGAACTTCAATCA from Chitinophaga filiformis carries:
- a CDS encoding NAD(P)H-dependent oxidoreductase; protein product: MTKVFIINGGQQFGHSGGRFNETISAATAEFFRNRPGFEVKTTNINHDYDLKEEVAKYTWADVVIYHTPIWWFQLPHGFKQYIDKVFTEGHGTGIYRSDGRSAANPAINYGTGGMLHGKKYMVTTSWNAPKEAFTLPGEFFKQTSVDEGILFGFHRMNAFIGLQPLPGMHFHDIEKNADVKRDLGQYREHLEHVFTNLN
- a CDS encoding LysR family transcriptional regulator, which encodes MVNLEWYRTFKAIYKTGTLTGAAESLFISQPGVSLHLSSLENYVGYKLFDRTGRKMVPTEKGKVFYNFIIEPLNKLEDAEKNFQKSTEKHTPTISVGMCFETFQITLEQYISTLPFNVIIRFGDYPEMLDNLDKGILDLIITPQKGTSGNIDHEAFSSETIVLVAGNDVDAKSFNKVAKGKDPAAIEEWLKTQKWYGTTGDMEHLFRFWKLNFNHHPDFRPNYIVPNLNSIVRCLKSGKGVAVVPDFLCRKEIENGEIRLLWEGATKLKNTLYFGTRKKTAYADEINLIKKLFRKVMLPV